One window from the genome of Gimesia aquarii encodes:
- a CDS encoding NAD(P)/FAD-dependent oxidoreductase, whose translation MNQTKSGEKNLNMEKDQCDVVIIGGGLAGLTLARQTLMQRPETSITIIEKKSFPVPEASHKVGESTVEIGAHYLGERLNLKKHLADQHLPKLGLRFFFNQNDQPISAGTEVGTSEFFPAPGYQVDRGRLENYLAETVQKMGADLITDSFVRQIEMATDTDSASHRIEYEQNHVAHSLQCRWLIDASGRQSFLKRKLNLSEEIDHNINAVWFRLDAEIRVDEWCDEPEWGQRTGRVPRRWLSTNHLLGSGYWVWIIPLSSGATSLGIVFDPRLHQLNELNRFDKALAWLRIHEPECAARLEPHQDKLKDFMAMKQLARGCQQVFSKDRWALTGEAGVFLDPFYSPGIDYIAIGNTMITELITTDLSTRPITHLAPAFQSIFMTLFQNNLLAYQEQYPLFGNPRIMSLKYVWDYALYWSFPALLYFQDKLTEPTFIQSLSREIQAMRALNVQMQQFFREWHDLEDVAIIDATFVDQRSIEILIQLNGELSEELEDKALKARFTRNVEIVKDLMLEITSRISLQYPELASSAEEGHCSQNRLDRVFEAMNL comes from the coding sequence ATGAACCAGACGAAAAGTGGAGAAAAGAATCTCAACATGGAAAAGGACCAATGTGATGTCGTGATCATCGGTGGGGGACTAGCTGGTTTGACACTCGCCAGACAGACGCTGATGCAGCGTCCTGAAACTTCGATCACAATTATTGAAAAGAAATCGTTTCCTGTTCCCGAAGCCTCACATAAGGTGGGGGAATCCACGGTTGAAATTGGAGCCCATTATTTAGGGGAACGACTCAACCTGAAAAAGCATTTAGCCGATCAGCATCTGCCAAAATTAGGTTTGCGGTTTTTCTTCAATCAGAATGACCAACCAATTTCAGCTGGTACGGAAGTAGGAACGAGCGAATTTTTTCCAGCGCCCGGATATCAGGTAGATCGGGGACGTTTGGAGAATTATCTTGCCGAGACGGTTCAGAAAATGGGAGCCGATTTAATCACAGATTCTTTTGTGCGTCAGATTGAAATGGCAACGGATACTGATTCGGCATCACATCGAATTGAATATGAACAGAATCATGTAGCCCACTCGCTCCAGTGTCGCTGGTTGATTGATGCCAGCGGTCGACAAAGTTTTTTGAAACGAAAATTAAATCTTTCCGAAGAAATTGATCATAATATTAATGCAGTCTGGTTTCGGTTGGATGCAGAGATTCGAGTTGATGAATGGTGTGATGAACCAGAGTGGGGGCAGCGCACAGGGCGGGTTCCTCGTCGCTGGTTGAGCACAAATCATTTATTAGGTTCTGGTTATTGGGTTTGGATTATTCCGTTGTCATCTGGTGCCACCAGTCTGGGAATTGTATTTGATCCTCGACTGCATCAACTCAATGAGTTAAATCGATTCGATAAGGCACTCGCGTGGTTACGTATTCACGAACCTGAATGTGCAGCGCGGCTGGAGCCACATCAGGATAAATTGAAAGATTTCATGGCCATGAAACAACTTGCTCGTGGGTGCCAGCAGGTCTTTTCTAAGGATCGCTGGGCATTAACGGGTGAAGCGGGTGTATTTCTTGATCCGTTTTATTCACCGGGTATCGATTATATCGCGATCGGTAACACAATGATTACTGAGTTGATCACGACTGATTTATCAACTCGACCGATTACCCATTTGGCGCCCGCGTTCCAAAGCATTTTTATGACATTGTTCCAGAACAATTTATTAGCATATCAGGAACAGTATCCCCTTTTCGGAAATCCACGAATTATGTCTTTGAAATATGTTTGGGATTATGCTTTGTATTGGAGCTTCCCAGCTTTGCTCTATTTTCAAGACAAACTGACCGAGCCGACGTTTATTCAGTCTTTGTCACGAGAGATTCAAGCGATGCGGGCATTGAACGTGCAGATGCAGCAGTTTTTTCGAGAGTGGCATGATCTGGAAGATGTTGCCATTATCGATGCGACATTTGTTGATCAACGATCCATCGAAATCTTGATTCAGTTGAATGGGGAATTGTCGGAGGAATTAGAAGACAAAGCGTTAAAAGCACGATTTACCAGGAATGTCGAGATTGTCAAAGACTTAATGTTAGAAATTACATCGCGAATTAGCTTGCAATATCCCGAACTGGCATCCTCAGCAGAGGAGGGACATTGCTCTCAAAACCGACTCGATCGAGTATTTGAAGCAATGAATTTATAG
- a CDS encoding NAD(P)/FAD-dependent oxidoreductase produces the protein MAATQSDVTILGGGLAGLALALQCRQKLPKAQITVLDKMAHPVPEATHKVGESTVEVGAYYFADVLGLKQHIVEEQLPKLGLRFFFPYGDNSRIEKRLEIGGTRYAPAASYQLDRGRFENFLGERCREQGIDFLDRADIKKLQINKWNRRHEVTYARDEMTQTVASRWVVDASGRRALLKQHLGLQKPTDQKCNAAWFRIDDRLKVDDWSDDPDWQSGHEGKTSRWYSTNHLMGQGYWVWLIPLASGSTSIGIVAEQQFHPLTEINTLEKSLAWLEKNEPQLASQLRKQNAEVQDFLVYKNYSRECQQVFSGQRWGITGEAGFFLDPFYSPGSDFIAFANTFLTDLIWRDLTWRGHRIRAFSYDRIFKKFFHGTAAVYRDQYQLFGNPQVMPVKVMWDYLIYWSLSGFIFMQERLCNHAMYMRNVSKLNRLSDLNHQMQDYFRLWHQKIPSQEISGLVNISNLPIIRNKNEALITELNWYEFDRQFSANLAQMETLYAEIVKQVGLTPASPIPMAKSSSVMKDAFRGVFDVIFPQKKAEQVDPPAPLTAGLKLS, from the coding sequence ATGGCGGCAACACAAAGTGATGTCACAATTTTAGGTGGCGGTTTGGCTGGGTTAGCTTTAGCGCTCCAGTGTCGTCAAAAATTGCCCAAGGCACAAATTACTGTGCTCGATAAAATGGCACATCCCGTACCTGAAGCGACTCATAAAGTGGGCGAATCGACGGTCGAGGTCGGTGCTTATTATTTTGCCGATGTACTCGGATTGAAACAGCATATCGTCGAAGAACAATTGCCCAAACTGGGTCTGCGTTTCTTTTTTCCATATGGCGATAATTCACGAATTGAGAAACGTTTGGAAATTGGGGGGACTCGATATGCGCCAGCGGCAAGCTATCAATTAGATCGCGGACGGTTTGAAAACTTTCTGGGAGAGCGCTGCCGAGAGCAGGGGATTGATTTTCTTGATCGTGCCGACATCAAGAAGCTACAAATCAATAAGTGGAATCGCAGACATGAGGTGACATACGCGCGTGATGAAATGACACAAACGGTCGCATCGCGTTGGGTGGTGGATGCCAGTGGTCGCCGCGCTTTGTTAAAACAACATTTGGGATTACAAAAACCGACAGACCAAAAATGTAATGCGGCCTGGTTTCGGATCGACGATCGGTTAAAAGTCGATGATTGGTCAGACGATCCAGATTGGCAATCCGGCCACGAGGGGAAGACTTCCCGCTGGTACAGCACGAACCATTTAATGGGCCAGGGTTATTGGGTCTGGTTGATTCCATTGGCATCGGGTTCGACGAGTATTGGGATTGTTGCTGAACAACAATTTCATCCACTTACAGAGATCAACACTTTAGAGAAATCTCTGGCCTGGCTGGAAAAAAATGAGCCGCAACTCGCAAGCCAGCTTCGAAAACAGAATGCTGAGGTTCAAGACTTCCTTGTCTATAAAAATTATTCCCGGGAATGTCAGCAAGTATTTTCAGGTCAGCGTTGGGGAATCACAGGCGAGGCCGGTTTTTTTCTGGATCCATTTTATTCTCCGGGTAGTGACTTCATCGCATTTGCAAACACTTTTTTGACCGATTTAATCTGGCGGGATTTAACCTGGCGAGGCCACCGTATCAGGGCATTCAGTTATGACCGGATCTTCAAAAAGTTTTTTCACGGCACGGCTGCCGTCTATCGCGATCAGTATCAGTTATTCGGCAATCCGCAGGTGATGCCTGTCAAAGTGATGTGGGATTATTTGATTTACTGGTCACTCTCCGGTTTCATTTTTATGCAGGAACGACTTTGTAACCATGCAATGTATATGCGAAATGTTTCCAAGTTGAACCGCTTGTCAGACTTGAATCATCAGATGCAAGACTACTTTCGGTTATGGCATCAAAAAATTCCGAGTCAGGAGATATCAGGCCTCGTCAATATTTCTAACTTACCTATTATACGAAATAAAAACGAAGCTTTAATCACTGAGTTAAACTGGTATGAGTTTGATAGACAGTTCTCTGCTAATTTAGCGCAAATGGAAACTTTGTATGCCGAAATTGTAAAACAGGTAGGTTTAACTCCAGCCTCACCGATCCCCATGGCAAAATCATCCTCGGTCATGAAAGATGCGTTCCGGGGAGTTTTTGATGTGATCTTTCCACAGAAAAAAGCAGAACAGGTTGATCCACCTGCACCCCTTACCGCAGGTCTGAAACTGAGTTGA